One stretch of Planctomycetota bacterium DNA includes these proteins:
- a CDS encoding class I SAM-dependent methyltransferase — translation MLLDDEATRRHYDGIVGHRSRLYRERFDDDLLENRPIVARMFERAFARLYPLRVGSMLDVGCGTALYFPILCRHADRLEGIDGSAAMIRRAEANLATRGLANCRVHVGSATRLPFADRSFDAVNSWDFLHHVGNLEGTLAEIRRVLKPGGRYVAVEPNLLNPSIAWYHARRRSEWRLFARNQFTIPRRLEAAFDTLIGYDNTVISFVDARTEWLWRVADGLTSLPPLRWLAFRYVVECHLRDGHDVQAP, via the coding sequence ATGCTGCTCGACGACGAAGCCACCCGCCGGCACTACGACGGTATCGTCGGGCACCGCTCGCGACTGTACCGCGAGCGGTTCGACGACGATCTCCTCGAAAACCGGCCGATCGTCGCCCGGATGTTCGAGCGGGCCTTCGCGCGGTTGTATCCCCTGCGCGTCGGCTCGATGCTCGACGTCGGCTGCGGGACGGCCCTGTACTTCCCGATCCTCTGCCGCCACGCCGACCGGCTCGAGGGGATCGATGGCTCGGCGGCGATGATCCGCCGGGCCGAGGCGAACCTCGCCACGCGGGGGCTCGCCAACTGCCGGGTACATGTCGGCAGCGCCACCCGGCTCCCGTTCGCCGATCGATCGTTCGACGCCGTCAACTCGTGGGACTTCCTCCATCACGTCGGCAACCTCGAAGGGACCCTCGCCGAGATCCGCCGCGTGCTCAAGCCCGGGGGTCGGTACGTGGCCGTGGAACCGAACCTCCTCAATCCGTCGATTGCCTGGTACCACGCCCGCCGTCGTTCCGAATGGCGGTTGTTCGCGCGGAACCAATTCACGATCCCACGGCGGCTCGAGGCCGCGTTCGATACCCTGATCGGCTACGACAACACCGTGATCAGCTTCGTCGATGCGCGAACCGAATGGCTGTGGCGGGTCGCAGACGGGTTGACGTCGCTGCCGCCCCTCCGCTGGCTCGCGTTCAGGTATGTTGTCGAATGCCACCTACGCGACGGGCACGACGTCCAGGCGCCGTGA